The genomic window ACCAAGGCCTAAGAGACAGCCAGGGTATCTGAAACCAGTCCTTGTAAAGGTAATCGTCATCTTCTGCTGGGATGCTACGAATCTGCTGGTTTTCCAAATAGAAGGTTTGGGTGCGTTTGGTGGATGGTTTGTCATAGGCCAGGCAAACCGAGATCAGCCTGGGGTTATCGATCAGCAGATGGTGGATGTGACGCTTAAGCTGTTTCGGGGTGTAGAGATCGTCGTTGATCACCGTCCTCAGTTCCTGGGCGATGGTCATGATGTTGGAGAGGTTCTTGTCGATCATCTGCGCGTTTGTCTCTGTGAGGTTGCTGATGCTTTCTTCTGCGTTGCTGCGCATCACTTTGTAGGCCAGTTGGCGGGTGATGAGAAAGGTCACCAGAAAGAGGATCAACATGAAGATGAACATGAAAGAGATGAGCTGTTGCCCCAGGTATTTGGTCTTTTTACTTGTGTTCATGGGGGTAGAAGGTCTGGTAATCAACAGGTTTGTCGATGATGCCACGCTCTATCAGGATGCGATTGGCAAGATCAAAATCTTTGGGATCGAGATAACCAACGCGGGCGGGATTTTCCAGAATACGGGACTTTATATGTTCCAGCATCCAGGCCTGATGCTCAAGGTTTGCCGGTTGATGGTTTTCCCTCAGGTAACGTAGCACCACAGCCAGGGTTTCCTCAGGATTCTGGAAGGCATAGTTCCAGCCCTCAAGGGTGGCGGCTGTGAAATCCCGGCACTGCCGGGGGTGTTTTTCAAAAAAGTCCCTGGTAGTGTAGATTCCATCGTCAACAAGGTCAAAGCCATAATCCGCAAGGTCAAAGACCACCAGGTCTTCTTCATCCAAACCGGTCATGAGCAGACGGTGATACTCATTGTAGTACATGGCGTTGATCATATCCACGGCATTTTCCAGCAGCAGGTTGACAGACCAGTCCATGGGTATCGCTCTTATGTTCAGGCCCAGGCTTTCCAGAAAGAAAAGGGTGTGGTCGCCACCTTCTTCTCGCCAGACGCCAATCTTTTTCCCATCAAGATCTTGTATGGTTTTGATTCCGGAACTCTTTTTCCCCACCAACACCGTGGAATTTTTCTGCGATATCTGAGCCATTAAAACAGCGGGATTTTTGGGATTATGATACTTGAGAGCGGTGACCAGGTTAAAGCTGGCTATGTCGGCGGAACCTTCCATAAGCGATTGGTAAGGTGGATGATCTCCTCCTCCGGGCAGGAACTCGACATCCAAGCCCCGTGCCTGATAGAAGCCTTTTTCCTTGGCCATGTAAGCTCCGGCGAATTGGGCCTGGTGC from Candidatus Cloacimonadota bacterium includes these protein-coding regions:
- a CDS encoding ABC transporter substrate-binding protein, with product MEEVQPRELFKLRYRLKWLHQAQFAGAYMAKEKGFYQARGLDVEFLPGGGDHPPYQSLMEGSADIASFNLVTALKYHNPKNPAVLMAQISQKNSTVLVGKKSSGIKTIQDLDGKKIGVWREEGGDHTLFFLESLGLNIRAIPMDWSVNLLLENAVDMINAMYYNEYHRLLMTGLDEEDLVVFDLADYGFDLVDDGIYTTRDFFEKHPRQCRDFTAATLEGWNYAFQNPEETLAVVLRYLRENHQPANLEHQAWMLEHIKSRILENPARVGYLDPKDFDLANRILIERGIIDKPVDYQTFYPHEHK